The Thalassotalea nanhaiensis genome has a window encoding:
- a CDS encoding thymidine kinase: MAQLYFYYSAMNAGKSTSLLQSSYNYIERGMNTKVFTAQLDNRFSVGKVTSRIGIESDAILFDENSDLFQQTNEMLTNEQIHCILIDEAQFLSKRQVIQLTEIVDKLSIPVLAYGIRTDFLGETFTGSACLLAWADKLVELKTVCHCGRKANFIIRFDEAGKAVTQGEQVQIGGNDVYESVCRQHFKALVWNKK; the protein is encoded by the coding sequence ATGGCACAACTCTACTTTTATTACTCGGCAATGAATGCCGGTAAGTCGACCTCTTTACTGCAATCGTCATATAATTACATTGAACGTGGCATGAATACTAAGGTATTTACTGCTCAGCTCGATAATCGATTTAGTGTTGGTAAAGTAACCTCTCGTATCGGTATTGAATCAGATGCCATACTGTTTGATGAAAACTCAGATCTGTTTCAACAAACCAATGAAATGCTTACCAACGAACAAATTCATTGTATTCTTATCGATGAAGCGCAATTTTTATCCAAACGGCAAGTTATACAACTTACTGAAATTGTTGATAAATTATCTATACCTGTACTTGCATATGGCATAAGAACCGATTTTTTAGGGGAAACATTTACAGGTAGTGCATGTTTACTTGCCTGGGCAGATAAATTGGTCGAGCTGAAAACTGTGTGTCATTGTGGCCGTAAAGCAAACTTTATTATTCGCTTTGATGAAGCAGGCAAAGCGGTGACGCAAGGAGAGCAAGTACAGATAGGTGGTAATGATGTGTATGAGTCTGTTTGCCGGCAGCACTTTAAAGCCCTTGTTTGGAACAAAAAATGA